The sequence tgtcgagtagttaaattaaactaaaactgcggtccatttcaaaatttgatggacgaaaagttatttgggtttattttccactggaaataatttcaacaatagaattaatattagaattttcattgcaagattttttgcagtgacggaaaataaccatcgatctgtcaaaaataatcattctctcgagcagagatgccaggtctgcagatttgtctgtaaatctgcagatttggggtatagtgctgcagacattttttgttgtgcagacttttgaaattctcgcagacttctacagatttttgaaattctcgcaggctttcgtctatatttacagacttttgaaatttccgcgaccttattttgttgctcgccaagtcagttttgcgtggcatactttatagagaaattgctgccagcaagacatacttgctgactgcagtttttttttcagatttacagaccctgtctgcagataattgaaatttttacctggcatctctgctctcgAGCAAGgagacaggaccagacaactggcttctttttccagaaaaatatttcgatagtcccacgacaaaagggcctaactgcaaatgagagcctctctttgtttactttctctttcggttattgcggagccattattgcaaattctctaaagtttccaatataaatcgaaagattgtagttttaccttgaaagttttgcgaagagtgaagcgtcaaatataaaagcagttcggtaaatcgtgaaagaaaaaagtaaacaaagagaaactgttatttgcagttaggcccttttgttgtgggacggtcgatttctcttcttattccggttgctccctgctgtcaataataaatgcctcgcgatcactgttgccagtagagataattattcattctgaaaactttctccccttataacatgcaattattttttcatttgaaaacacttagacaaatattatatctgtcaaaaatatagctctggattcattttgatcagatgtttgttttgaagaaaacgtttagttgaaacagcttaataaaatttttctaaaacactcgattcttgcagctttattaactaaagtattcaacatattctatttttagaaaaataataacatacaggattatccaaagattcggtgctattctcaaccaacataatcaatattctcgtccatatcacacttcgtgatttcaggctttctctttgtatcatccagtgattgttaaatgtactcgtatactttccgcattgacaggacttaaaaacaaattgaacttaaatcctattgaaattaataattttgaaaagatgacccgaaaaataaaatatccaatatcaagctacattgttaccgacgatactgacaacactttttctaccaccctgcagtaatcttgatttcaacaacttgtacttgcttatgtcactttcaaccaatcacgagctggtccgaaattggttctaaaagtggattaacaattgtcaggtcctgtcctagctctcgagcagggttatttttgacaacaacaaattaaccactcgagtgtcagattttaaccaaaagttaaaattaaccgcgaaatggttcacagctttAGCAACGATTtattcagagatgccagatattttcataggaaatctgtattattctctataaaaaaatctgtatttatttgtattcactgataaaattaaatttcaacaataaaatgatgttaaaagatgttattccaaaacATTATGGCTGTATAATGGTAAATTCAAAGAGACCAAGACTTTGattctcgtcactgcaatcaaatactaatagattgctcatacgaaaaagtttttattttgctttttgGGAGATTTGTAtttaatttaggaaatctgtatcaaatctgtattctgtatgagtatgtaaaaatctatataaatggcatctctggatttattcgaaaattccggcctcctgtcacgacgtcatcttgatgagatcaaaatcggaacttcaaaatcagctgattgcaacgtaaacaaacaacacgcagagaaattgagcatgtttaaaataacaaaacagttagtagttttttaaatttgatttatattcatttcaagctagaatatgattgtttcaaaccaatttctcccttcaacaaaaacaatgatctctgtttgatttgaatcaaaattatggTCCAACCAAACCAAAAATATACAGGGCTTTACAATTACATACAAtggtatgtgaataattcgatcgtGTAGCAACGGGAATGACGAAGCgtcttaaaaaatttcaaaattaaaaataattgttttctagaaatttttaaaccaatataaatcgaaataaaagtagttttaaatataaccttgtaaattagttttaaagaaatcattttatttttaaaaacaaacaaaaatgtatgatttcaacaaacaaaagcgttagttgaaatagctaaatttaaggtaatttatttcaactaaaaagtttgtaaatttaaagcgcaacaattcttaactttatcgaaggttcgttcattagtaacaaatttttcaaattgaattcactgtgaaattgtttgtcaagaaattgacaggaacgcacaagtgaaatatttgttgtttttatcaaattgtcgtttgaaacaaactaacacactgagtaaaattgattatcatgttttgtagtttcaagcagcaatattatttatatcaaaccagattttcttttgtcactattttaacaaaaaaaatcgttgcgtgaaacccaaatttggttatatttacaatttttttctctgcgtgaaccagtaatacatttgttttacgcgtttacctcgtttagtgcacgaaaattagtgaccttttggtcgactctctcacaataacttgtcggtttacctaaaatacagcagagtgttttgggacatcaagtggagtatcaaaacatcacagtgtttggggctcgaaacgcgaggggctcaacgtaatcggtatactttcaaatggctggtgctcacataccggtgtcagatgggtggaaaattcgtttaaaattcattgacctggcatccctggtcaTTTACAGTGttataaccagagatgccaagtctgcagatttgtttgcAAAGCGGCAGATTTCTAGAAACGGCTGCAGACATGTTCTTGTTGCAGACttttaaaaatcaaaattgttgctgacatttgtcaaaatttacagtcttttgaaattgtcgctgTCTGTTTAGCTTGCTAAGCCAACCAATTTTAAtccgcattttttttcagaGGTTACAGACTTCATCTACCCTGCTTaaagatatttgaatttttaatctggcatctctggttaacAAATTCTTGTAGAAAATAAAATTGTAAACAAAAGCGAGTGTGAATTAAAAGCTGTTCGAATTTGTTTTACCGAAATAAAGCTATGAATTCCAGTGAGGACACTGTGCTTACGCTCGACGACTTCCGAGCCTGTTGTCGGTTGTGCTTCGATCGTAGCCAATCACTGGAAAATGTGTTGGCATCCTCTCAATCCGAGCTAGTGGAAAAAGTTCTGAAGTGTCTGGGCATATCGGTAAGATCTGGTTTTAAGTATATTTGTTTCTGTTGATTTACATACACCTCATCCTGTATAGATCGTTCCGGAAGATTTTCCTGCGACTCTGGTTTGTAAACGATGTCTGATGTTGACCGAGCAGTTTTACAACTACCGCCAAATATGTCAAACGTACGATCGCATATTCCGAACTATTTTGGAAAACGCCCGTTCAGAAGTCGAAGATGATAACCCACCACTGCTTGCTACCATCACAAAAAATGATGAGACGTCGCTAATCAAAGTTGAACCCATGGATTCGTCTCATCAAATCGAACAAGAACCATTGGAAATCAGCTATGGAAACATCAAGGAAGAAATAAGGAACCTTACGGAAGATATAGAGTTTTCTGAAGTAACATTATGTGATGTTGGAGAAGAACAAATTTTTTCGAATAGAAAAAGGAGAAAAGGAAGGAAAAAGCTTATCAAAAGCGGCCTGACGGTACGCATGGTGATCAACAATAATTTAATGAACTGTAACAGGGTCTACGCGAATGGTAATTTGCACTGGACCTGCTGTAATACGGATTGCTTTGTGATATACAACACTACTCCTAACGGGACGCTCGAATTGCGTTCGAGTAAGAAACATAATCATGAAACGCACGTTAAATCAATAGGAATGATACAAGTCGTAAACAGTGGATGTCTGGAACGATACGCTTTGGCTTCAATCGAAGGTGATAATGTCGGTCTTAAATTGATATGGAACGAACAGGAGTGGAATGTAAGGCAAGCAAACAAAAGCGGTGATAGAATTGCGGTTTGCGCGGATCTTTCGAAATGCCCTCGGTATGTCAAAATTATTGGTGACTTCGAACAGTTGCAGGACTTTGGTGAACACAGTCATCAGAAAAATTTCTGCATCATAAGATCGAACGAGGCCCCGGAATCGGCTATGAATCTGTGGGAATTATTCTGTCAAATCGATCCCTGCCGCCTGTCGCTGAGCTACGACATGGAATTACCCATTCGATTCAAATTGTTCTACAGTGGAAATCAATACCGGCTGGCCGAGTGTCTTTGGGACGGCTCTAGCCGTTGGCGCTGTGATACGGTATCCTGTCAAATACTCTTGAGTTATAGTGATACCGGAGAAATCGTCGTGAAAGATCATCCACACGAAGCACCGATTGAACGCCACGGTGTGCTGAATGGCATCTACTACTGCGTTATGTCCTCGAATATTGGATTAAAGCGAGTATTTTACAATGCGCATTGTTTCGGTAACAGAAGTACTGGAAAGTGGATCTGTGCGGTTCCCGGATGTCACGCTAGATTGCATGTTGGAGAAAACTATGAATCGTTTGTGATGAAGGGAACGCACGCTCATGGCAGCTTCGGAGCAATTATAAAACCATTGCATAAAGATGCTGTAAGTACGCGAATTGTTTTCTTACTAGAATCTAAAATTATGACCTAATTTGTAACATTCGTAGATTTATCTATCGTCGAAAAATCCTATTCTCCCCGCAAATGTTGCAATAGAAGATTTGAATGATATACTGCCGGAAAAACTTAGTTCAATTGCGGCGGGTAGTTCGGCGGTATTCAAAGAAATAAAATACTCGAAATCCAAAAAGAAGAACCGAAACAGTCACGAATTAGAACAGCAAGAATCGGAAACTACTGCGGTGATTCGGATGGTTTATGACGGTCACCGATACACGTTCTGCGAATTCTTCGGTGATGGCACTTCCTTCTGGCGCTGCTGGGGACAACGTTGTAAAAAGTCCGTTCACATGTCACCACTCGGATCGATCTATGCTAAGAACGAAGTTGCTGAACATAATCATCTGCCAACAGTATTCAGAGTAGGACAAGTGCCACAGGGTGATGGACAAGAAGCGGAATGGTATGCGGTTTTCGAGGATACCCTGAACAATACGATTATGATGTATCGCAACACTCTTTGGGTTTTGGTGCTCGGAGAGGGGATCTACATTGCATCGTGTAAGGATTTTCGCAACCAGGGACGGGATCGGGTGCCTTGCGATGCCAAAATAAGGATATCAACTGATTTCGCTCATTTCGAACAGACTGGTGAATGCGTGGACCATAGTGAAAGATTATTGTTTGTTCGAAGTGCTGCAGAAGCTGTCCCAGGTGATCCCATGATGTGGAAGATGTTCCAGGAAAAACATCCACTTTACCTCGATGACGGAACGCTCTTTAGCGAAGGAAGGAATTCACATCTTTTCATCGGGGGTTACCGCTATACTTTACAGAGCATGATTTGGAACGGAAGTTCCGTTTGGCGTTGTGCTTTACAGTTATGCACTACCAAGGGTCGGATCACGTGCCGCGGTTATTTCAAGACGGCGGAGCATAAGCACGAGAAAACGGAACACATGCAAGGTACAATTTGAATAGCATTTGATTTAATTTGttttaatcgtttttttttcaaggtatGATATGGAATGAAAAACGCCAACAAGAAGAAAGGTACATTGTGGCGACGACCTTGAAAAGAACAATGGTTACAATGTACTACAATACTTATTGCTATTCCCTGAAAGACCCTCAGCGCAATATATGGAGTTGCTATCCGGGGCTGTGTAACGCATCGCTGCGGGTCGAGGGTGATTTCCAGCGAATTGTGGATGAAATGGATCATACTCATGACGGGACGTTGATGTTAATTCGACAGGACGAATCTCCCGAGAGCCAGGTAATTCTGATGATGTGCTTTCAAGTTAGTAATAGATTAGGTCTTCTTAAGTTTCACATGAATGACATCCTTCATGGGATAAATTTTAAGAGAGGGCGCATGCTCTCCCACGATTCAGTACGATAGGTACGAttttcctagcagctgttgcaactgCCCTTTGCCATGGGTGGTCTGGAGCCTCTTTCATTCGAAAACATCATTTTAAGCGTTTtgcagatggtcaatttcgtgcagtGACGTACTTTACTCGATCGAAGGGCTTTTCTGAGTCCCCACTATCAACTAGCTTTCGCTGTGTTCTGTAGAgcttcttcctctcatgtattttgtttccgACCCATTCGTACACTTCTATTCTGTGCTTTGATCGAATAGGAATATTTCGATCGGATGCAAAAATTTACAGATCGAGACCGAATGTAAAATTTCCGATTCGTAAGAATTACAGAATCGGAGCGATGGTCAGTCCGATATGCCATGCCTCGGCTTTCAGcctgatgtatgtttccatcataaaGTAACGTGTCACAATAGCAGTTCCGTCAACGAAGCCAGAAAGCTGTGCATATTTTAGCAGCAGTACCTAACAGCTAtgggcctggggtgtcctttgctgtatcaagcatacgtctccacataactcggcccatggctgctcgtcgccagccactcaaggcacggatgcgtctgagatcaccctccatttgatcgatccaccttgctcgttgcgctcctcttcttcttgtaccagtcggattagattcaaaaaccattttcactgggctgtcatcCGACATCCTCATGACATGCCCagtccatcgtagacgtccgattttagctgtccgtacgataggtggttctcctagcagctgttgcaattcgtgattcatacgccgtctccacgttccgtcttccatctgcactccgccatagatggtcctcagtacctttctttcgaaaacactaagggcaTGTTGGTCATCTGCTAaaatagtccaggtctcgtggccatagagaacaaccagtTTGTaggtggtcaatttcgtgcggttgcgtctatcaatattcgtggtgggaggcgtggtgtttcttctctagagcctcttcctgtcatgtattttgtttttgacgcatttatgaccagcccgatacgcctagcttcagctttcagtccgatgtaggttcccatcatcttctcaaggttacgtgtcacaatatcaatatcgtcagcgaagccaaaaaagttgtacggactttcggaagatcgtgccactcgtgtcgatcctcgctcttcgaatcacatcttccagggcaatattgaacaagatacaagaaagtccatcaccttgacgtagccctctccgagattcgaagggactcgagagcgtcccgaaaccgtattcgtgcattatctgccatagctgttctcgatcgattgtgtcgtatgtcgctttgaagtcaatgaataggtgatgcgtgggtacgttgtattcacgacacttctcgagtacttgtcttatcgcgaatatgtgatccgtagtagcGCGGGCTCcaataaatcccgcttggtacggccctacaaactccttagctattggtgatagacgacggcaaaggatttgggagagtaccttgtatgcGGCGTTCAGCTATGTGATTgcacggtaattgcaacagtctagcttatcgccttttttgtagatgggacataccactccagtgcagcgctctagtcagtgcctctcctccatgtttaagCAGAAcattcagcttgccgatctccttacttatctccgacagatcaggggctgggaatctgtcgtcggctgagcgtgcacccagattgattcctgtaccgttctctgtatattgtgcttcgccattcagatgcttgtcatagtactgcttccacctgtcgatcacctcacgttcgttcgtgagaaggttaccactggtatctctgcacattccggcctgtggcgtgtagcctctatgtgagcggttcaccttctcatagaacttccgtgtgtcatttgcgcgagacagctgttccatcttggtcttcctggtggcgctttttcttccggaaaacctgtctgttccgtgcctgtctgtatcgttcctcgttcgctctagtgcggtgttgcagcatcctcgcccttgctgcatttttctcttcgaccaactgctgacattcgccgtcaaaccagtcatttcctcgattcgataacctcgtacctagaacggttgcagcagtgctactcacggcggatcttatgttcctccagccgtcttcaagagtcgccgcgccgagttgctcttccgttggtaacactaactccagttgttgcgcgtattccgatgataacgtggtcgatttggtttttacGTATGTTGATCAGATGATCTCCAGGTTGCTTTGTgcatatctttgcgggggaagaaagtgcttcgaactaccattcctcgggaggctgcaaagtttacgcatcgttgacccttgtcgtttgttaccgcgtgcaggctctccagcccgatcatgggcctgtacattgcctcccggcctatctgagtattcatgtcgccgatgacgagttttacatcacgccgtggacagctgtcgtaggtttgttccagctgcgcgtagaatgcttccttctcgtcttcGGGTCTCATCTCATGTggacagtgcacgttgatgatgctgtaattgaagaaacggcacttgatcttcaatacggctgccacccaatcacgcgctggcgcatcttgcccaacactacgaatcccgttcctagaacgttggttgtgccacagctctggtagaaggtaatcGCACGATGCCCCCTTTtctacaccttctgtcccgtccaacaaagttcctgcagtgctacgacatcgaagccgcggatttaaagctcatcatgcagcagtcggacgtatcctgggaagccaagcaatTTGCAGttcttccaatcgtagtccttatttcgtcgcgtaggtctttgccgctTATTCCCTTTCTTGATCGTACGTAacatgtgttttccgggcggcttgttaggcctgcaccaacctcctgtctcgccggagggccatcgtgtcagcactgtttagagtcccacactgacacaaggacggtaatcagccgctcctaacatggagaacagacgctgtttcgagccgccccaacatggggaacagacgctcgggtaggctcgctctctgtaaagagaaggcaagcccccccttccctgtcagcatacgaccaaggtcccaccggggttggttacccgatctttactatggttgctcgtaccccagccggcaccgcggggaggtagggataggagctactggacaagaggctaagaaccacagaATTCAGAATATGCTCACTATACAGCACGCAAGCACTTTCTGCAAATTAAACCATccactgccttttcatttcccagaTAATTATCCCACCGACGAAAGGATCCTCGAGGAAACGGCGGAGAGAACTCGACGAAAGTCAAACCGAAACAAAGCTTGCCTGTGTCAAACCGGAACCGTTGGTCCTGTCGGAAACGAGTCCGAAGCTAGAAAGCATACTTCAAACACTGGTGAAACGATCGATCAAACCACCCGAGCCGAAAAATCTAGTTAATGTAATCATTCGATATCACGGAGGTTTTACGTATAGCCGATCAACGGTACAAGCTGACGGCAGTATGAAATTGGAGTGCAATAAATTCCGCTGCCCCGGTAGGGTGATCCTGACACCGGATCAAACGGTTATTCCCAAAGAAGAACATACGCACTCGAAAAGTTTCGATACGTGCGGAAGCATTCGCGATGTCATAACGGGTGAAACTCTGACCTACATCCTGGTCAACGGTACACAGAAGCGTTATGTGACGTACTTTGTTTGCGATGGATTCCGGTATCGTATTCTCACCAAATCTCATAACATGGCTGTGGAATCGGAGTGGAAGTGTGGGAAATGTGACGTGAAAATATCGATAAGTAATTTCTTCTCTCGGATTGAGTTCAGTTCCTCTCACAACCATGAACCCACACATTTGTATATTCCATCAACGCAGTCAGAAAATAAGATCAACACTGACGGAACCCAACAGCTAGGTGGAGGAACAAATCAACCGGACGAAGTTGTATGGGGTAATCATCGGTACACGACTCCGATTTTCATACGACGATTGAATAGAACGAAATGGATGTGTTGCCGGCGGAAAAAGTGTAGAGCATATTTGTATCAAAACACCGATGGAAGCTTCGAGGACATGGAACCGCATAACCATGATGGACCGGTTGAGACTGTTGGTGAAGCACGGTACGACGATTCTCTGAAGATAAAGGACCGATATGCAATTCTGAAGCCCGCCGAGAGACCAAAGGTAAGGCAACTATTGTTTCAAAATCACAAGTATTACGATACTACGAAGGGTTGGGTGTGTAATAGAAAATCTTGCAACGGAAAGATTCAACCAAGTAGTAACTTTGACATGTTGGAAATTCTCGAGGGGCATTCTCACCAACCAACAATTACAATGATTAAATTCCAAGAAGAAATTCAGAGCTGTTCGCTGGCTCCCCAATAAATGCTACTTGTTTTAATAAAACGGATGTGATTTATCACAAAACAGCCACAAATTCTTAAATGTAAATTTTGCTCTTGTTGTTTCATATTCTCAGTCCCATGTAGATTGAGCTTCTAATCTAAAAATCGGCCTACCCGGAATCGGAATACGCATGTTGGGTGGAGGCGGTGGAATTATTTTCGGTTCTAGTTTGAATGAAAACTGCAAGAAAAATTGTTTCGTATCCTTATTCCAGTGAGTCCAGAATTTGCCGTCGGTTTTCTCAACCTCGCGTGAGGGAACTTTAAATGCAATGGTCTCGTAGGGTTCAGCCGCAAAAAGCAAATATTGCCACTTACGGTCTGGGGGTTCAATCTTTTGCTCGTAGGCCGACATGAAGCGGTGCCGAGGGATAATACCGTCAGTGATTTCCGGGTAATCAATTTGAAACAACAGtgattgttggtgactgtccgGTTCGCGTTGTTTCGTTACCCGATAACCGggacgaccgattttcacaaactttttcgGTTCGACGCGTGGCTTTTCCGGTTGCATACTCGAAGGAGCCTCTTTTGCTTCCTTGGCGGCACGACGCGCCAGGTTGGCCTGATGTTTTTTGCCCTGGGTATGGGCCAGATAGCTTCCCTCGTTGTTGTGTAGAGTTAGACACAGTTTACATTCGTACGAACCGAGATGATTTTTCATGAAGTATGGATCTTTGTTCAGATCGATTGTTTCCAGTGCCAACTGCCGCAGACGTTCCCGTCTGTCACGATTGCTTTCCGACCAGGAGGCGACACCGCCTCCACCGGTTTTTCCACCGGCCCGATTTTGGAAGTCCATTTCTACGAAAGCTAATGTGAACTAGAAAAAATGACTGTTTACGTCTGGCACTGCAACTCAGGAATATAATTTTGCTCACCTTGGCGTGCTTATATAGCTATGTAGAACACTAATCCTATTTTTGAATGTTTTACAACAATAATCTTCGAATAAATCGTTTGGAATAAGCTCGGAAGTGGTATTCGCTCCTAGAAATAAGACGATATTTTTCAAGATGTCAGATTATTGATGATGCCAGTTTGTGCCAGTGATGCCAGTAaaatgaaatcacgtaaaaactaCCTGTGCTGTTACACTGAGAAAAAGTAGCGACGTTGACGTTATGTCAGCTGCCTTTGAAGAAAAAGAaacataagcggcccttacatgaGAATTGATAATGTCATTTTTTATGATCACTAAGTAATGATACTCCAAATTTGCATGGAGAACTCGCCATTACTGtaccttacacgttcattaaaatgacattattgtttagtaatggcacttttaatcATCGTGTAAGGTTGTGTTATCGAGttttttagtttgaaaaaatacttcaatatcgctcaaaaaaaaaccgcataatttcggaaatccggtTGAAAAAAGCCTCCTAAAATACCGATATAGTATAGAAATTGttgtattgccaaaatttcaatgaaGTATTATCAaatataaactcaagattataaTGCTCCATACGATCCATCGCAAAATATCGGATCCGTAATCGTGAGCCAGTGAACATAGTAATTTtgttgacccttcgttaataacgtcgataaacatttgaaaatggcgGTAAAATACTATAGCAGCAAGTTTGGAAGGAAGTAAACCTATGTAAACATATCacacaaaatattttgttacttccattcactttaatgcttcgtaagattagattataacaaattaaatatATTCTTAGcaataattttattgatttttcaagTTTCAAGATCTACTCGATATGCAGCAAAATACCTCGATTTCTTTTATATTGCAGCTTTTAATTATttctacataaacaaacatagtcttagttacgacgcatgtagcgattTGACGcctgttgttttgtttcaaataatcaTTCAAGTATAACTGACGGTATACCGAAATCATCGAGGTGTCCTATATGAATGGTACATGAGAAATCATAGACCATTCCATCTTGAGCTTATCTAACTTCACACGGAACTTTTTCTgtactttacagttcttgaaAGTCTCGCGTGTACTttcaagcagcaagaaagtggatgttttaagtaattgtggaacttctggcacagactaacagacaggacacttaaattagattctttaatcattttaacggtcatttcgaatattcctttagttatgGACAGTTcttgcatatgtcatgatggcgccacgttaccctatcaaaaacatcctgtctgtcatctagacactcaaaataataatcatattatagttacgtgaaaagttatgtgaatattttccaccctacttttcacgtaggttttaatggactggcacttaaaagctgtttaatgcataatccagtaaatgtTACGTGttccataggtaaaatgtaatgtactgttcatatcacatttatctatcagttcatatcaaatttagataccagaaaattactattttatatattggttgaagtcaaaagggagatttcagattttgatataaatctatgaaatgaaaaatgccatgaaatataaaacatttatttcagaaaattgtcatataattccaatggcttaaaaagcaactaataacgtcgtggtatctcaaattgACAAGCCtacagaaatcgtttttgttgtcactgccatccaaccgaagccgaagtcgagatccaagaactcccacaacactaccgatgcaggttgaagtccgcattacatggttccagtgtctctaacttcataccgacggcctatttgaagcattcggcaggagcgggtaaacttccggactcacgcaggcactcggtccagttgaacacatggaaactttcatactggaatggttcggtcgatggagtaaaaaattgtaattaaataacttttctcgcaaatatttacactacttacacttcgagggccactgct comes from Malaya genurostris strain Urasoe2022 chromosome 3, Malgen_1.1, whole genome shotgun sequence and encodes:
- the LOC131436171 gene encoding splicing factor 3A subunit 2, with amino-acid sequence MDFQNRAGGKTGGGGVASWSESNRDRRERLRQLALETIDLNKDPYFMKNHLGSYECKLCLTLHNNEGSYLAHTQGKKHQANLARRAAKEAKEAPSSMQPEKPRVEPKKFVKIGRPGYRVTKQREPDSHQQSLLFQIDYPEITDGIIPRHRFMSAYEQKIEPPDRKWQYLLFAAEPYETIAFKVPSREVEKTDGKFWTHWNKDTKQFFLQFSFKLEPKIIPPPPPNMRIPIPGRPIFRLEAQSTWD
- the LOC131436170 gene encoding uncharacterized protein LOC131436170 translates to MNSSEDTVLTLDDFRACCRLCFDRSQSLENVLASSQSELVEKVLKCLGISIVPEDFPATLVCKRCLMLTEQFYNYRQICQTYDRIFRTILENARSEVEDDNPPLLATITKNDETSLIKVEPMDSSHQIEQEPLEISYGNIKEEIRNLTEDIEFSEVTLCDVGEEQIFSNRKRRKGRKKLIKSGLTVRMVINNNLMNCNRVYANGNLHWTCCNTDCFVIYNTTPNGTLELRSSKKHNHETHVKSIGMIQVVNSGCLERYALASIEGDNVGLKLIWNEQEWNVRQANKSGDRIAVCADLSKCPRYVKIIGDFEQLQDFGEHSHQKNFCIIRSNEAPESAMNLWELFCQIDPCRLSLSYDMELPIRFKLFYSGNQYRLAECLWDGSSRWRCDTVSCQILLSYSDTGEIVVKDHPHEAPIERHGVLNGIYYCVMSSNIGLKRVFYNAHCFGNRSTGKWICAVPGCHARLHVGENYESFVMKGTHAHGSFGAIIKPLHKDAIYLSSKNPILPANVAIEDLNDILPEKLSSIAAGSSAVFKEIKYSKSKKKNRNSHELEQQESETTAVIRMVYDGHRYTFCEFFGDGTSFWRCWGQRCKKSVHMSPLGSIYAKNEVAEHNHLPTVFRVGQVPQGDGQEAEWYAVFEDTLNNTIMMYRNTLWVLVLGEGIYIASCKDFRNQGRDRVPCDAKIRISTDFAHFEQTGECVDHSERLLFVRSAAEAVPGDPMMWKMFQEKHPLYLDDGTLFSEGRNSHLFIGGYRYTLQSMIWNGSSVWRCALQLCTTKGRITCRGYFKTAEHKHEKTEHMQGMIWNEKRQQEERYIVATTLKRTMVTMYYNTYCYSLKDPQRNIWSCYPGLCNASLRVEGDFQRIVDEMDHTHDGTLMLIRQDESPESQIIIPPTKGSSRKRRRELDESQTETKLACVKPEPLVLSETSPKLESILQTLVKRSIKPPEPKNLVNVIIRYHGGFTYSRSTVQADGSMKLECNKFRCPGRVILTPDQTVIPKEEHTHSKSFDTCGSIRDVITGETLTYILVNGTQKRYVTYFVCDGFRYRILTKSHNMAVESEWKCGKCDVKISISNFFSRIEFSSSHNHEPTHLYIPSTQSENKINTDGTQQLGGGTNQPDEVVWGNHRYTTPIFIRRLNRTKWMCCRRKKCRAYLYQNTDGSFEDMEPHNHDGPVETVGEARYDDSLKIKDRYAILKPAERPKVRQLLFQNHKYYDTTKGWVCNRKSCNGKIQPSSNFDMLEILEGHSHQPTITMIKFQEEIQSCSLAPQ